TGGACGCTGAATATGGGCGGGTTGCTCAATGTGCTGGAGTCAGCGGTAGCGCATGGTGTCAAGCGGGTTTTCTGGCCAAGTTCCATTGGCGCTTTCGGCCCGTCAACACCGGTTGAAAACACGCCGCAAGGCACCATTATGGAACCGCAAACCATTTATGGTATTTCCAAATTGGCGGGTGAGGGCTGGTGCCGCTGGTATTTTCTCAAAAAAGGGCTTGATGTGCGCAGTGTGCGCTATCCGGGGCTGATTTCGTATAAAGCGCCGCCGGGTGGCGGCACGACGGATTATGCCGTGGATATTTTCCATTCCGCTGTGGCGGGCAAGCCGTACCGGTGTTTTTTAAAGCCGCAGACAAGCCTGCCGATGATGTATATGCCGGATGCTGTTGCGGCGACAATTGCGTTGATGGAAGCTGACAGCAACCGGCTGACCGTGCGCGACAGTTACAATCTTGCCGCGATAAGCTTCACGCCGGAGCAGATCGCCGCTGAAATAGCCAGGCATATACCGGGATTTCAGGTGGAATATGCCCCTGACTACCGTCAGCAGATTGCTGACAGCTGGCCGGATTCGATTGATGACAGCACGGCCCGGAAGGACTGGGGCTGGCAGCCGGCCTATGACCTTGCTGCCATGACCAGGGATATGCTGGAGAATTTGCGCATGGCCACGTGATTGCCGCGCCGGCAGGCAACAGGGTTCAGCGTGCGCGTGCGCTGAACCTTTTTTATGATCGCTTTACTGCTGTCCCATTCACGCTATATCTGTTTCTGGCGTTTGCCGGACAGTCAATGAACCGGCGCCGTTTTTTGTAACTTATAATGGCCTGTGTAAATTCCGTTGCAATTTGTAATACGCGCTGTTAACTGTCTGTCATTTATTTTATACGGTAAATCCGAGGATGAGAGCATGTTGCGTATCTTTAAACCCGCACCCCATAAACCCCGCCTGTCGGTGCAGGAGGTTGATCCGGTTTACCAGCGTTTGCGTCTGCAGATTTTTATAGGCATCTTTGTGGGGTATGCTGCCTACTATTTTGTGCGAAAAAATTTCGCGCTGGTATTTCCGGCTTTAATCGGGCAGGGCTTCAGTAAACAGGAACTGGGTTTTGCCTTGTCAGCGATTTCCATTGCCTATGGTATTTCAAAATTTATCATGGGCTCTGTCTCGGACCGTTCCAATCCGCGGGTTTTTCTGCCGGCCGGTTTGCTTCTTTCCGCGCTGGTGATGCTGGTTATGGGGTTTGCTCCATGGGCGACCTCCAGCGTTGCCATTATGTTTGTTCTGCTGTTTGTTTGCGGCTGGTTTCAGGGCATGGGCTGGCCGCCTTGCGGGCGCAGCATGGTTCACTGGTGGTCGCATAAAGAGCGTGGCCGCATTGTATCGGTGTGGAACTGCGCCCATAATATCGGCGGCGGTGTGCCGCCTTTGCTGGCCATGCTGGCAATGTGGTGGTTTCATGACTGGCGGGGGGCATTTTATATGCCCGCCTTTGCCGCTATCGCCGTGGCGGTTATTGTTTATTTTCTCATGCGTGATACGCCGCAATCCTGTGGCCTGCCGCCGATTGAGGAATATAAGAATGACTATCCGGCAGATTATGGTAAAAAAAGCGAAAAAGAACTGAGCGCAAAACAGATTTTCATGGATTATGTCCTGCCGAACAAACTGCTGTGGACCATCGCCATTGTCAATGTGTTCGTTTATTTGCTGCGTTATGGCGTTCTTGACTGGTCGCCGACTTATCTGCAGGAAGTAAAGCATTTTACCATGGATAAATCATCCTGGGCCTATTTCTTTTATGAATGGGCGGGGATTCCGGGGACGTTGCTGTGTGGCTGGATGTCTGATACAGTCTTCAGGGGCAATCGTGGTGCAACGGGAGCGTTTTTTATGGCGCTTGTCACCATTGCGACACTTGTTTATTGGCTCAATCCTGCCGGTTATCCCGGCATTGATATGGCCTGTATGATGCTGATCGGTTTCCTGATTTATGGCCCTGTTATGCTGATCGGCCTGCATGCGCTTGAACTGGCGCCGAAAAAGGCGGCGGGCACTGCCGCAGGTTTTACCGGTTTGTTCGGTTATCTGGGCGGGTCGGTGATCGCCAGTGTTGCCATTGGCAGTCTTGCTGATAATTTCGGCTGGAACAGTGTGTTTTATCTGCTTGTCGGCGGCAGCGCTCTGTCTGTTATTCTGCTTATCATTGTCATGATCAATGAAAAAAATCATAAGCGCGCCATGAAGCGTCAGGATAATAATACAGCAACCGGTTGAATGAAGCGCACAATGCTTCAGGAGGGAAGGAGCGGCCATGCGTTTACTGGTTAAAATCATCATCACCGGCATTGCATCTGTCTTGCTGATGTCGAGGGCTGTTCAGGCTGCTGATAAAATCGTTATTGCCCATCGCGGGGCGAGCGGTTATTTGCCGGAGCATACGTTTGCCGCCAAGGCTATGGCTTATGCCCAGGGGGCGGATTATCTTGAACAGGATCTGGTCATGACCAGGGATAACGCGCTTGTTGTTGTGCATGACCGTTACCTTGACCGCGTAACCGATATTGCCGGGCGCTTCCCGGGGCGGGCCCGGGCCGATGGCCGTTACTATGCCATTGATTTCACTCTTGCAGAAATTAAATCACTGAAATTTATGGAAGGGTTCACCCTTGAAAATGGCGTACGGGTGCAAGATTATCCTGGGCGCTTTCCTATGGAAAAGTCAGATTTTCATATCCATACCTTTCAGGAGGAGCTGGAATTTATTCAGGGGTTGAATATCTCTACTGGCAGGAATGTCGGTATTTATCCTGAAATCAAAGTCCCGTGGTTCCATCGTCAGGAAGGCAAGGATATTACTGTCGCCGTGCTCAAGGTCTTGAAACAATACGGCTATAGCAAAAAGACTGATAAAGTCTATCTGCAATGTTTTGATGCCAATGAATTAAAACGCATTAGAAATGTGTTGCAACTGCAACTGGGGATGGATTTAACGCTTGTCCAGCTCATTGCTTATACAGACTGGGAAGAAACTTTTGAGCAAAGCGCGGATGGAACATGGCGCAATTACAGCTATGACTGGATGTTGAAAGACGGTGCGATGAAAGAGGTGGCGCAATATGCTGATGGCATTGGCCCTGATTATCATATGCTGATTGCCCAGGATTCTACAGCGGCCGATGTCAGGTTAACCAGTCTGGTGCAAGAGGCGCATGCAAATAATTTGCTGGTTCATCCTTACACGCTGCGTGTTGACAGATTGCCGGATTATGCCGGTGACGCAAACCAGCTGTTTGATATTGTCTTCAATCAGGCAAATGCAGATGGTGCATTTACCGATTTTCCCGATTTGGCTGTACAGTTTTTGCAAAAACACCATGAGCATCGGTAAGCGGTGTTGAGAATGGTAAAAACGACATAAAACAACTGTCAGGAAAGGGCTACAAGTGGTTGAACTTGTCGGCCAGCCGGTCGCCAAACCACTGGATAATAACATTCATGAGAATCAGGATGAGAACAACAATCCAGACAATTAGCGCCATGTAATTCTGGATACCGTATCGGACAGCCAGTGTGCCCAGGCTTTCGCCGCCGAGATAACCCGCCAGGCTGCTGGCAGACAAAATCGCAATAACCGTGACGGTGAAGCCGGTGACAAGGCTTGATAAAGCTTCGGGAAGAATGACTTCGCGGATGATTTGCAGGCGTGTCGCCCCCATCGCGCGGATGGCGTCAATAAGGTTTTTGTCCACGCTGCGCAGCGACAGTTCCACCATGCGCGCATAAAATGGAATAGCGGAAACAGACAGGATGAAAATCACCACATTGTCGCCGGTGATTTTACCGATAACCGCCTTCGATACAGGTGTCAGAACCGCCGCCATAACAATAAAAGGCAAAGCGCGCAGACTGTTGAGAAAAATACTGAAAGGCCAGTTAAGCCAGCTGTTCTGAAACAATCCGTTTTTTGCGGTGGTGTAAAGCAGGACGCCCAGTGGCAGGCCGACCACCAGCGTCATCAATGATGAGGAGAAAGTCATCCATAATGTCGCAAGTGTATCTGCAAGCAGCTTGTCCTGCAAAATGGCAAGCTCGGTACTGTCTTGCAGCCTTTCCCATAGAGTTCCGGTTTCAATCATGTGTAAATCCGAGCACTTCGCTTTTATCGCTGTGGCGGGCGAGCCATTCAACAGCCTGCGTGAATTTTTTCCGGTCGGTGGCATCAATGGCCAGAAAGAGCTTTCCGACCGCTTCGCCTTGAATGGTATCAATACCGCCTTGTATAATCTGCGCCGCCATACCGGTTTGTGCGGCAAGATCGTTGAGAAAAGGCCTGCGCGCCTGCGCGCCGGAAATGTGCAGCACGACAATGCCCCGTGTTCCGAGAACCGGATCAAGCTTTGCCGCGATGGAAACGGGCAGGGACGGTGTAATGACCTGTAGCAATGATTGTGTCGTGGGGGTTTGCGGGCGGGCAAAAATATCCTTGACCGGTCCCTGTTCGACAATTTTGCCATGATCGAGCACAATGACGCGCTGGGCGATATTGCGGATAACATCCATCTCATGGGTGATGAGGAGAATGGTGATGTTCATCTGCCGGTTGATTTTTTCCAGCAGTTCCAGAATAGAGCGGGTTGTTTCCGGGTCGAGCGCTGATGTCGCTTCATCACACAGCAGAACAGACGGGTTTGAGGCAAGGGCCCGGGCAATGCCGACCCGTTGTTTCTGCCCGCCGGAAAGGCGTGCCGGATAGCTGAAAGCCTTGTCGGCAATACCGACAAGTTCCAGCAATTCCATCGCCCGGTTGTGGCGCTGTTTCCTGGGCGCGCCCATCAGTTTCAGCGGCAGGGCGACATTGTCAAGAACATTGCGCGAGGACAGCAGGTTGAAATGCTGGAAGATAATGCCGATATGGCGGCGCACTGTTCGCCAGCCACCCTCGCTCAGACGGGAAATGGTCTGGCCGTCAAACAAGATCTCGCCGCTGTCAATTGTCTCCAGCCCGTTCAGGCAGCGGATGAGTGTTGATTTACCCGCGCCGCTGCGGCCGATCAGCCCCAGAATTTCCCCGCGCTGCACGGTCAGGGAAACACCGTCAATCGCCGCCGTTTGGGCAAAACGGCGGCGGATATCTTTCAATTCAAAAACGGGTTTGTCTGCTTGCATTGTTACCAGCTTGTTATGGCGTCTGAACCGAACTGCTTTTTGATTTCAGCGCGCACGGCTTCATTCTGATAGGCTTGAACAAGCTTTTTGACCCATGGCTTGTCAAGGTCTTCTGTACGGACAACGATAATGTTGTTGTAAGGGTTGCCTTCGGCTTTTTCCTGCGCGATTCTTTCCTCATCCGGGTCAAGACCGGCAGCTTCTATCCATACCGTATTGACGATGGAAACATCAAGGTCATCAATGGCGCGGCCAACAATATTCGCGTCCATCTCGCGGAATTTCAGCTTTTTCGGGTTATCCTTGATGTCGTAAACCGTCACCAGGATATTATCCGGGTCTTTCAGCGTGATGACGCCATATTGCGCCAGAATATGCAGGGCGCGCCCGCGATTGGACGGGTCATCCGGCAGGCCGACTTCCGCGCCCTCCCGTAATTGGGACAGGTCCTTGATTTTGCGCGAGTAAGCCCCCATCGGGAACATGGTTGAATACCCGGCGATGGAAAGTTTGTAGCCGCGCTGTTTGACCTGTGCGTCGAGATAAGGCTTGTGCTGGAAAGCATTGGCGTCGAGATCGCCGGCATTGAGCGCTTCATTGGGGATTGAGAAGTCCGAAAAATAGACAAGTTTGATATCAAGTCCTTCCTTTTTGGCTTCCTGCACTGCGACACGCCAGATTTCCCCTTCCGGCCCTTCCATGACGCCAAGCGTGACGGCGCTTTTATCCCGTGCGGGAGAGGCTGTGACATTCATGCCCAGAACACTGGCACAAACAAGCAGGGCCAGAGCGGCGCGGCGGTTTAATTTCGCAAGAAATGACATGGATGCTCTCCTCTTTGGTGCTGCACAAACAATAGGCAGGTTTATGCATGATAAGTGTTTTACAGCAAGGCCTTGCTGCCGGTTATGCGATGATGACAAGGCGGCGATAAAGTTGAAAGCAATAAAAAGCGCATTTTAGCGCTTATAGCAATAAGATTTTGTGCAAAAACCGCATTTCGGGCGTTTTTTTTCTCACGAATGATACAGGATAGGGAGGAAGTCGCTCAGAATTTTTTGTTTCTATGAAAAAACTCGGGAATGCTCCAGCAAATCAAGGCGACAATGATAATCATAATCAGCACAACACACATCTGGATAAAGCTGAAATTGGCTGAGTCAGGTGAGACGAAGAAAGCCGCAACAACACTGGCGCCGGATAAAAGCATCTGGGCGATTTCGCGTAACATGGACAGCCTCCCTGTTAGAAACAGTCATTTACATTCGGCATGCAGAGATTTGATCATTCAACCGAAAGTTTTTCATTCCTGTTTTGCTATCGTATCGTCATAAATGCCTGTCGACAAGCCCTCTTTGCCATGAAAACAAAGATATTTTATCGCCGGCGCGCCATGGGCGCGCGCAAGCATAAAAGGCATGGCTGTTTTTAAAGCGGCCAAGCCTTTTTATAATCGATGACCGGCTTGATTACGTTCAGGCGGCAGATTTTGGTGTGATCAGCCCGCGTGAAACCAGCAGTTCAGCAATCTGGATGGTGTTAAGCGCCGCGCCCTTGCGCAGGTTATCGGCAACAACCCAAAGGGCAAGGCCATTGTCAACGGTGATATCCTCGCGGATACGGCTGACATAGGCCGCATCATCACCCGCCGCTTCATAAGGTGTGGCATAGCCGCCGTTTTCGCGCTTGTCCACCACCAGAACGCCCGGGGCATTGCGCAGGATATCGCGTGCTTCATCGGCGGAAAGCGGTTTTTCAAATTCAATATGCACTGCTTCGGCATGGCCGATAAACACCGGCACCCGTACAGCAGTTGCCGAAAGCCTGATTTTCGGGTCAAGCATTTTCTTGGTTTCAGCCATCAGCTTCCACTCTTCTTTGGTGTAACCGTCGTCCATAAACCCATCAATATGGGGAATGACGTTGAAGGCGATACGCTTGGTGAATTTTTTTACGCTGATTGGGTCAGCGACAAACACAGCGCGTGATTGTTCAAACAATTCATCCATGCCTTCCTTGCCGGCCCCTGAAACCGATTGGTAGGTGGAAACAACCACACGCTTGATGGTCGCTGCTTCATGTAATGGTTTAAGAACAACCACTAATTGTGCTGTAGAACAATTAGGATTGGCGATAATATTGCGCTTTTTAAAATCTGCAATCGCATCCGGGTTGACTTCCGGCACGATCAGCGGCACATCGGCATGATAGCGCCAGGCAGATGAGTTATCGATAACAACACACCCGGCGGCGGTGATTTTGGGCGCCCATTCTTTGGAAATATCACCACCGGCCGACATCAGGCAAATGTCGGTATCGGAAAAATCGTATGTATCAAGCGCCCGCACTTTCAGCGTTTTATCGCCATAGGAAACTTCGGTGCCCTGGCTGCGGCGGGAAGCAAGCGGCACGACTTCATCTGCCGGAAAACCGCGCTCTTCCAGAATATTGAGCATTTCACGTCCGACATTACCGGTTGCGCCTGCTATTGCGATTTTAAAACCCATTTTTTTGAACTCCTGTCCCTTAACAGCAGCAAGCCGGTCGATATGGCTCATCATCGTTTTCATTAAGAAAGAAATCCTTGTATAGGCTTTTTGTTCAAAGTCAATTGCCTTTTAAAAAGAAGGGCGGTCTGAACACCGCCCTTTCCCGGCTTCAGTAATTGGAAAGCGGCGGGCAGGAGCAGATCAGGTTCCTGTCACCCGCCACATTGTCAATGCGTGATACCGGCGGCCAGTATTTGGCGGCCGGGTCCGCGTCCGCCGCCGGAAAAGCAGCGATCTGGCGGCTGTAAGGGCGGTTCCAGTTATCGTCCAGCGTATCCGCCAAAGTGTGCGGCGCGTTGACAAGCGGGTTGTCGTGCCTGGGCCAGACATCTGCGCCGACCTGTTCCGCTTCCTTGGCAATGGCAAGCAACGCCCCGCACAGCCGGTCAATTTCCGCTTTTGGTTCTGATTCCGTTGGTTCAATCATCAACGTGCCGGCAACGGGAAACGACATGGTCGGCGCATGAAAACCATAGTCAATCAGCCGCTTGGCAATGTCATCAACCGTAATGCCGAAGCGGTCTTTCATGACACGCGTATCAATAATGCATTCGTGTGCCACACGCCCCTTTTTGCCTTTGTAAAGCACCGGATAAGCGGCGCTCAGCTGTGCGGCGATATAATTGGCGTTGAGAATGGCGGTTTGCGTCGCCTGTTTCAGCCCGTCCGCGCCCATCATGCGGATATACATCCATGTGATCGGCAGGACAGAGGCGCTGCCGAACGGCGCGGCGGAAACAGCATAACCGCTTCCCGATGTTTCATGCCCGGGCAGGAACGGTTTGAGATGCCCCGCCACGCCGATCGGGCCGACACCCGGGCCGCCGCCGCCATGCGGAATGGCAAAGGTTTTGTGCAGGTTCATATGGCAGACATCAGCGCCGACATCCGCCGGGCGAGCAAGGCCGACAAGGGCGTTGAGATTGGCGCCGTCAAAATAAACCTGTCCGCCATGCTCATGCACAATGGCGCAGATTTCCCTGATGCCTTCTTCATAAACCCCGTGGGTGGAAGGATAGGTGATCATCAAGGCTGCCAGCCGGTCACTATGCGCGGCGGCTTGTTTCTTCAGGTCTTCAATGTCAACATCGCCATCTTCCAGACAACGGATAACCACCACATCCATGCCGGCCATGGCGGCGGAAGCGGGATTTGTGCCATGCGCCGAGGCAGGAATGAGGCAGATATTGCGATTCAACTCCCCTTGTGCTTCGTGGTAGCGGCGGATGGCGACAAGACCGGCATATTCGCCCTGCGCGCCCGAATTGGGTTGCAGCGATACCGCGGCAAAGCCGGTAATCGACGCCAGCCATTGCGCCAGTTGCGCGGTCATCTGCCGGTAGCCGCTGGTGTCGCTTTCCGGGGCAAAGGGGTGGATATTGGCCGTTTCCGCCCAGCTGACCGGTATCATTTCCGCTGCCGCGTTCAGCT
This is a stretch of genomic DNA from Candidatus Tokpelaia hoelldoblerii. It encodes these proteins:
- a CDS encoding NAD-dependent epimerase (bhsal03090), with translation MTPRILLTGAGGQIGSELALALAQRYGRDAVIISDIREGANPGGLHYEQLDVMDAARLAELLEKYGITQIYHLAATLSAVGEQKPQFAWTLNMGGLLNVLESAVAHGVKRVFWPSSIGAFGPSTPVENTPQGTIMEPQTIYGISKLAGEGWCRWYFLKKGLDVRSVRYPGLISYKAPPGGGTTDYAVDIFHSAVAGKPYRCFLKPQTSLPMMYMPDAVAATIALMEADSNRLTVRDSYNLAAISFTPEQIAAEIARHIPGFQVEYAPDYRQQIADSWPDSIDDSTARKDWGWQPAYDLAAMTRDMLENLRMAT
- the glpQ gene encoding Glycerophosphodiester phosphodiesterase periplasmic protein (bhsal03110), which translates into the protein MRLLVKIIITGIASVLLMSRAVQAADKIVIAHRGASGYLPEHTFAAKAMAYAQGADYLEQDLVMTRDNALVVVHDRYLDRVTDIAGRFPGRARADGRYYAIDFTLAEIKSLKFMEGFTLENGVRVQDYPGRFPMEKSDFHIHTFQEELEFIQGLNISTGRNVGIYPEIKVPWFHRQEGKDITVAVLKVLKQYGYSKKTDKVYLQCFDANELKRIRNVLQLQLGMDLTLVQLIAYTDWEETFEQSADGTWRNYSYDWMLKDGAMKEVAQYADGIGPDYHMLIAQDSTAADVRLTSLVQEAHANNLLVHPYTLRVDRLPDYAGDANQLFDIVFNQANADGAFTDFPDLAVQFLQKHHEHR
- the metN gene encoding Methionine import ATP-binding protein MetN (bhsal03130); protein product: MQADKPVFELKDIRRRFAQTAAIDGVSLTVQRGEILGLIGRSGAGKSTLIRCLNGLETIDSGEILFDGQTISRLSEGGWRTVRRHIGIIFQHFNLLSSRNVLDNVALPLKLMGAPRKQRHNRAMELLELVGIADKAFSYPARLSGGQKQRVGIARALASNPSVLLCDEATSALDPETTRSILELLEKINRQMNITILLITHEMDVIRNIAQRVIVLDHGKIVEQGPVKDIFARPQTPTTQSLLQVITPSLPVSIAAKLDPVLGTRGIVVLHISGAQARRPFLNDLAAQTGMAAQIIQGGIDTIQGEAVGKLFLAIDATDRKKFTQAVEWLARHSDKSEVLGFTHD
- a CDS encoding Hypothetical protein (bhsal03150) → MLREIAQMLLSGASVVAAFFVSPDSANFSFIQMCVVLIMIIIVALICWSIPEFFHRNKKF
- the metI gene encoding ABC transporter permease protein (bhsal03120); amino-acid sequence: MQDSTELAILQDKLLADTLATLWMTFSSSLMTLVVGLPLGVLLYTTAKNGLFQNSWLNWPFSIFLNSLRALPFIVMAAVLTPVSKAVIGKITGDNVVIFILSVSAIPFYARMVELSLRSVDKNLIDAIRAMGATRLQIIREVILPEALSSLVTGFTVTVIAILSASSLAGYLGGESLGTLAVRYGIQNYMALIVWIVVLILILMNVIIQWFGDRLADKFNHL
- a CDS encoding Lipoprotein (bhsal03140), with protein sequence MSFLAKLNRRAALALLVCASVLGMNVTASPARDKSAVTLGVMEGPEGEIWRVAVQEAKKEGLDIKLVYFSDFSIPNEALNAGDLDANAFQHKPYLDAQVKQRGYKLSIAGYSTMFPMGAYSRKIKDLSQLREGAEVGLPDDPSNRGRALHILAQYGVITLKDPDNILVTVYDIKDNPKKLKFREMDANIVGRAIDDLDVSIVNTVWIEAAGLDPDEERIAQEKAEGNPYNNIIVVRTEDLDKPWVKKLVQAYQNEAVRAEIKKQFGSDAITSW
- the asd gene encoding Aspartate-semialdehyde dehydrogenase (bhsal03160); the encoded protein is MGFKIAIAGATGNVGREMLNILEERGFPADEVVPLASRRSQGTEVSYGDKTLKVRALDTYDFSDTDICLMSAGGDISKEWAPKITAAGCVVIDNSSAWRYHADVPLIVPEVNPDAIADFKKRNIIANPNCSTAQLVVVLKPLHEAATIKRVVVSTYQSVSGAGKEGMDELFEQSRAVFVADPISVKKFTKRIAFNVIPHIDGFMDDGYTKEEWKLMAETKKMLDPKIRLSATAVRVPVFIGHAEAVHIEFEKPLSADEARDILRNAPGVLVVDKRENGGYATPYEAAGDDAAYVSRIREDITVDNGLALWVVADNLRKGAALNTIQIAELLVSRGLITPKSAA
- the glpT gene encoding sn-glycerol-3-phosphate transport protein (MFS family) (bhsal03100), whose amino-acid sequence is MLRIFKPAPHKPRLSVQEVDPVYQRLRLQIFIGIFVGYAAYYFVRKNFALVFPALIGQGFSKQELGFALSAISIAYGISKFIMGSVSDRSNPRVFLPAGLLLSALVMLVMGFAPWATSSVAIMFVLLFVCGWFQGMGWPPCGRSMVHWWSHKERGRIVSVWNCAHNIGGGVPPLLAMLAMWWFHDWRGAFYMPAFAAIAVAVIVYFLMRDTPQSCGLPPIEEYKNDYPADYGKKSEKELSAKQIFMDYVLPNKLLWTIAIVNVFVYLLRYGVLDWSPTYLQEVKHFTMDKSSWAYFFYEWAGIPGTLLCGWMSDTVFRGNRGATGAFFMALVTIATLVYWLNPAGYPGIDMACMMLIGFLIYGPVMLIGLHALELAPKKAAGTAAGFTGLFGYLGGSVIASVAIGSLADNFGWNSVFYLLVGGSALSVILLIIVMINEKNHKRAMKRQDNNTATG